GTCGCTGAAACTGGTGATGCTGTCCCTTGGAAACTCCACACCACTGACATTCACTGCATAGGTATAGGCATTGCGTGATTTCTTGCTGTTCATCTCAGCATCCATAGAATAACTTGCACCTAAAGTGAAGGCACTGCTCTTGCGGTCGTCTTCGTCTTCCTTGCGATCCAGAAAGCTACGCAGTATGAATCCTGTATTCCATGTGAGGTCGGTCAAAGTGGTGGCATCTTCTATGCGTATACTCATGAATCCGGAATTGATCGGGAAGACGGTATTGCGCTCAGTGCTTGCCGACCCAAATAGATAGCTACCTCCGATTCCCAGACTTATCAGGTCATCCTGATTGTACTTGGAGGTGTCGTCTTTGAGAGTCAATTTTCTAGCGATATCCAGATAGATGCGGTTCACACCGCCACTCCCGATATATTCGGCCGTGTAGGTAGTGTCCAGACTTTCGCTGTATTGGGATACCGTATTGTTATAGCCGATGGTCGAGTAGGGTCTCAGTCCGAATGCGGCTCCCCATTTCCCCTTCCACATCGGAAATCCGATATTGAAGTGATCCAAGCGGGTCATCGAGTTGGTGGATTCTTCTTCTGCCGACTCGACCTGCAGACGCTGACTCATGACTCCCACCTCGAATACCGGTGTGAATAGGAACGACTGTCCTGCCGGGTTATAGGCATTCACATGATGGCCATCGACTGCGGCAACACCGGTACTTCCCATACCGAATTGAGAGATCAGGTCACCATTCAAAGGGTCACCGATCCCGAACCTCGAGTAAGGTGAGATATTGGTGATCTGGGCCGTGGCCACAAGGGCCATGATCAGCATTCCGAAGAGGGAGATACTACGTACTATGATATGTGAGGATTGCGTGTAGACCACGTAGGGTCAGTAATGGGTCTGCAAAGATGTCATTTTCAAGCCTGTCAGCCAATAAAAGCGCATCTCCACCTGTGATAAGGACTGTACCCTCAGGGAAACGTGATCGGAATAGCCTTATTATTCCATCGATCTCCAATCTCAGCCCATGAAATGCTCCTGAACGCAATGCATCCGTTGTAGTCGAGGCGAGCACTTCATCGGGAAAAGGTCCTTCCACTTGAGGAAGGCGACCGGTGAAATGGTGCATGGCCTGGGTACGCATGCGCAAGCCTGGGGATATACTTCCCCCCAGATAGGTACCGTCCACCGTCCAATCATAGGTCACACAGCTGCCTGCATCGATCACCAGACTGGCCGCGGAATTTTTGAGATGTCCAGCTACCGCATTAGCGATACGGTCCTGTCCCAACGTATCGCTCTCATAGCTGTTCTGAATGGGAAGGGGAGTATCAATGGTCAGATATTGGACTTCGGCATATTCAGGTAACCACTGTTGCAGGTCCAGATGCTCATCTGCGGTAGAGGAAACGAGCATGCGCT
This genomic interval from Flavobacteriales bacterium contains the following:
- a CDS encoding type III pantothenate kinase, with product MSEIVLDIGNSRAKGAFFSQGDLIENIVLPQDLMAAIGPWIDRHHPERMLVSSTADEHLDLQQWLPEYAEVQYLTIDTPLPIQNSYESDTLGQDRIANAVAGHLKNSAASLVIDAGSCVTYDWTVDGTYLGGSISPGLRMRTQAMHHFTGRLPQVEGPFPDEVLASTTTDALRSGAFHGLRLEIDGIIRLFRSRFPEGTVLITGGDALLLADRLENDIFADPLLTLRGLHAILTYHST